The Candidatus Methylomirabilota bacterium sequence AAGTTTTCTTCATGCTTTTCGGCGGATTCATCGGCTATTTGATCGGAAATGTTAGAGGGCAGAAATACAGGCATGTAGTAGGATTCTTCACGGGTTGGATTGCTCGCCATCAAGGTGAGGGGATTCCAGTCCATTATGCCGAAGTTTATCACCCTATCACGGACATTACCTTTACGCTATCCCAAGCGGAGCAAGAGTTACTAAAAGACCCATATGAAAGGAGTCATCGCGGTTTGCCACCACTAGAAGAAGATGGCTTAGAAGAAGGAAAGTGAGGGGGAAGTGATGAACGAGCCAACGATGGAAACCCTGGCGCTGCGGCTGGACCGGGTGGAGCGGGAGAACCGACGCATAAAGCGGGCGGGACGAAGCAGGACAGTTAAACGAGGTTCGAGATGAAACACAAAATCTATAAAGGTCATCACATTGAAGCACGCTCAGTAGAGTATCGATCAGGGGGATGGCCGGCGGAGGCGGTGGTGACATGGCGAGAGCAAGGACATGCTCACACATTCCAATTTCACCACCCCGAGGGAACGGACCCCTTCCCGACGCAGGATAAAGCCGAGGCATACGCTATTGGCATGGCAACGCAATGGATTGACGGTGGGAAGCCAGGATTGAACGCTGAAGGCGGATAGGATCGGAGGGCTGAGCGATGGGGATGATCTACAAAGTCGACAAGACGTGGTGAGGCAAGTAACATGGCCGAGAAACTTGACCCATGCCAAGTCGTCACCTTCGAGGAACTTCTCCGCGCCTGTATGGTTGAGCAGGAGGCCCTCCATCGTGTGCTCGTGCGGAAGGGCTTGCTGACCAACGAGGAAGTGTTGGAGGAGATCAAGGCGGTACGGCGGGAGATGGAGGGGAAACGGGGGTGCTAGGGAGGAGAGCGATCCTCGACGGATGGTTTTACGAAAGAGTTGATATTTTGGATGGGTTGGGAAAGGTGGTACAACCGTAAGCGGATGGGTGTGGGAAACTAAACCTTCTTCCGAGCAAGCCGCCCTTTTTTTGCCCGCGGCATGGCCTTGATCCGCGCCTCCCGGACCAGGGCCTCGGACCGGGGCAGGCCGTTTTCCTCATAAAGCAGTTCGACCGGCAGGCGGGTCCGGGTGTAAGCGGCGCCCTTTCCCGCCTGGTGCTTCCTCAGGCGCTCCTGCACGTCCTTGGCGATCCCCGTGTAGTAGGTCCCGCCCCGGCAGCGCAGGATGTAGACCGACCATGTGCGCGCCTGCCGCCGGGGGTCCTCCGCCATCCGCTGGAGCATTCTCAAGTACTTCGGCTTCATGCCCGACCATTATAGCCGATTGAACATGCAAGGTCATGCCGCAAAACTGGGCCAGGCTGATTCAGAAGATCTACAAAGTGGACCCCCTTACGTGCCTCGACACAGTAAATTCAAAGAATCGGGTGTGCAGGACGCGGCAAAATATACCATTTCGTGACCCGAAAACGCAACCTATCTGCAACCGCCCTCCTCATTAAGGTCTATACCTGCGAACGCCACCTAGCCCGGATTATTCACATAGAAGTGAATAATCTGCCCTCCGGGCTTCGATAGCTTACCCTTGCAGGGGTCTACCGTTGTCTATCTACGTCCCACGATGCGAATGCTTCTACTCTCCCACGCGGGAGTCGTAGCCATTAATCGACCTTTGGCATAACCGTTGCACCACCCTCTTCGCAGCCCCTACGGCCCGCGATGGCTTTTTTCGTTTATTACAGGGGCGGCGTCTCTTCGGCGATTGCCGAAGAATCTCTCGAGTACACGCTGGCTAGCTACGTGGGTAAGAACGATATCTTCGTAGCGCGGTTCTGCAGTCTGCTGAGGCAATTATCGGTCAAATACGTCAAGAACAGGCAGCAGATCACAGACATGACGGTCAAGGCTCAGCAGATGCTTCGAGATGAAGGAGTTAGGGAGAAGATGCTTAACCTCATGGAGGCCTGACATGAGCGAACGCAGCTGCATAAATTGTCTCCACTGCAAAACCAAGAACGGGATACTCGCTTACTGCTCAAAGGACCACTGGGGCAAGGAGGACGGAAGCCCGAAGTACATCATGGCTTCCTCCCTCCCCGACTCGGTACAGGCGAAGAAAGTGGCGGAGTATTGTAAGGACTATGAGGATATGAGTGATGAAGATATGTAAAATGTTCCGCTTCGAAGCTGCACATTGCCTCGAAAACTGGCCGAAGGGTCACCAGTGTTATAGGTTGCACGGACATTCGTATAAAGTCGAGTTGATCTTCGACGGCACACCACTTCTCGTTAAAACCAACAAGCCTGGAGTGTTGATAGACTTCGGGGAAGTCAGTTCCACCTGGAGAGCTTCTTGGTCGCACGCTTCGTATATTCGTGAAGCATGAAGAGTATCAGGAGAAGGCAGCGGGCCTCTGCGGAACCTCTGGCCTGCTAATTGGTAATCAGATCCCCATCACCCTGCCCCAGCAAATCAACTCGTTCCGTGACCCTGCTACCACGGTGCTACCGGCATGATGCCCACTCGAGGCCCCAGTTGAAGGCTGACCAAGGCCGGGAAGGTCATCTGGAGCGCCCCGTAGAGGAAAGTAGCTAAGTCGTCTCCCCCCAAGAATCATCCCCTGACCATGCATTTTCCTCTTGATATTACAATATCATAGTATTATATTTTGAGTATGAATCCCAAACCCCAAAAGAAAGAGGAGCGAATCGTGCCTATGCCGGTGTATCTCCCGGAAGCTGACCACAAGGCCCTCCGCATTGCCTCCATTGAGGAAGGCCGGTCTGCCACGGACATCATCCGGGAGTTGGTGAGCGGGTGGCTCGTCAAACGAAAGCGGAAGAAGGGAGGTAAGTAGAATGGTGGCATTAAAGGAAGAAGAGTTAAGAAAACTCAGAGAAGCCACGCAGCTCCTTATTGAGGCACGCGCAGCTCTCGAAGGGGTTCTTGAGGATCTTGATGGGAACTTCAAGCACATTATTGGAGAAATGGATAGCGACGGAGCTGAGTCAGGGAGTACCTAACTAAACGCCAAAAAAGAAAGGGGGTGAAATGAGATGGGATGGTTATACCGACCGAAGCTTAGAAGTGGCAAGCTCAGTAGCAAGTGGTGGGTTAAGTATTACGTGAACGGGCGTCCGGTGCGGGAGAGCACGGGCACTGAGAAAGAGAGCCAAGCGCGCCGCTTCCTGAAACTGAGAGAGGGTGCTGTGGCGACCGGCGCGCCGATCCCGCCTCGGATCGACCGGATTATCTATGACGAGCTAGCTTCCGACTTGCGCCAGCATTACAAAACCACAGGGCGCCGTTCGATGGTGGAAGTGGAGCAGCGGCTCACACACCTGGACCGCTTCTTCCGTGGTCGCAGGGCCGCGAGCCTCGGGCCACCTGTCATTACTGCCCACGTGGCGCAGCGCCAAGCAGCGATGACACGTCGGAAGCAACTCACATCAAATCGAACCATCAACATCGAGTTGGCTCTGCTGCAGCGGATGTTCAGGCTCGCGTACAAGAACGGAAGGGTTTTGCGCGTTCCGCCGATCGAGATGCTCGAGGAGGCCCCGCCACGCCAGGGGTTCTTCGAACGGGACCAGTACGAGGCCGTGCGCCGCCGACTCAAGGAGGATATCCAGGTGGCCGTGGCCATCGGGCATACCTTCGGATGGCGCGTCCGATCCGAAGTGCTTACGCTCCGCCGTAGCCAGGTTGATCTCAAAGCCGGGACTCTGCGCCTTGAGCCGGGGACTACAAAGAACCGCGAGGGCCGCGTCGTCTATCTAACGCCTGAGCTCCGCACGGTCCTAACAGAGCAGCTCAATCGGGTAGATCGGCTCTCGAAGCAGATGGGGCAAATCATTCCTTGGGTGTTCCCGCATCTCTCGGGACGCTTGCAGGGAGAGCGGATCAGAGACTTTCGCAAGGCCTGGGAGACGGCGTGCAGAAAAGCCGGTGTGCCGTGGATGCTCGTACATGACTTCCGGCGTACCGCCGTGCGAAACATGGAGCGGGCCAGCGTACCGCGCTCGGTGGCGATAAAGCTGACCGGCCACAAGACCGAGAGTGTGTACCGGCGCTATGCGATCGTGAGCGATTCGGACCTCCAGGACGCTTCCCGGAGGTTGACGG is a genomic window containing:
- a CDS encoding GIY-YIG nuclease family protein: MKPKYLRMLQRMAEDPRRQARTWSVYILRCRGGTYYTGIAKDVQERLRKHQAGKGAAYTRTRLPVELLYEENGLPRSEALVREARIKAMPRAKKGRLARKKV
- a CDS encoding 6-carboxytetrahydropterin synthase translates to MFRFEAAHCLENWPKGHQCYRLHGHSYKVELIFDGTPLLVKTNKPGVLIDFGEVSSTWRASWSHASYIREA
- a CDS encoding plasmid partition protein ParG; this translates as MNPKPQKKEERIVPMPVYLPEADHKALRIASIEEGRSATDIIRELVSGWLVKRKRKKGGK
- a CDS encoding site-specific integrase, whose amino-acid sequence is MGWLYRPKLRSGKLSSKWWVKYYVNGRPVRESTGTEKESQARRFLKLREGAVATGAPIPPRIDRIIYDELASDLRQHYKTTGRRSMVEVEQRLTHLDRFFRGRRAASLGPPVITAHVAQRQAAMTRRKQLTSNRTINIELALLQRMFRLAYKNGRVLRVPPIEMLEEAPPRQGFFERDQYEAVRRRLKEDIQVAVAIGHTFGWRVRSEVLTLRRSQVDLKAGTLRLEPGTTKNREGRVVYLTPELRTVLTEQLNRVDRLSKQMGQIIPWVFPHLSGRLQGERIRDFRKAWETACRKAGVPWMLVHDFRRTAVRNMERASVPRSVAIKLTGHKTESVYRRYAIVSDSDLQDASRRLTGTFSGTSGQAGLDSQAISVQNI